Proteins found in one Seonamhaeicola sp. S2-3 genomic segment:
- a CDS encoding alginate lyase family protein, with translation MKNMLVFYTKVVVVFFISAYNFINAQQSSKNVYIIEYEVLEAQQLLIKAGEEKAVESYNNLIKQANKLLNIEGFSVVNKEGVPPSGNKHDYMSIGPYWWPNPETQNGLPYIRKDGEINPETRNNFTANANFLSAVNTLTKAYYYTNENKYADKNLELIQTWFLDADTKMNPNVNYGQYVPGKSEGRCFGIIEFGDITNVLKFLELAKDRNILDKKTEEGMVNWFTDYSNWLKNSKLGKEEATRKNNHGTNYDVQLLSILLYLNRVEEVKAYLSTTTKSRIFSQIEPDGSQPLELARTKSFSYSVMNLHAFLELARLGQKVGVNLWNATSEDGRSIKKGYQYMLPYVTNEKKWEYKQIKDIKHSREKFIADLNKARKLFKEDAFDEVLEQLNQK, from the coding sequence ATGAAGAATATGTTAGTTTTTTACACAAAAGTAGTAGTTGTGTTTTTTATAAGCGCATACAATTTTATTAATGCACAACAGAGTAGTAAAAACGTTTACATTATAGAATATGAAGTATTAGAAGCGCAGCAATTACTAATTAAAGCAGGCGAAGAAAAAGCTGTTGAAAGTTACAATAACTTAATCAAACAAGCCAATAAATTATTAAATATTGAAGGGTTTTCTGTAGTTAATAAAGAAGGAGTTCCGCCTAGTGGTAACAAACACGATTATATGAGTATTGGTCCGTATTGGTGGCCAAATCCAGAAACCCAAAATGGTTTGCCTTATATTAGAAAAGATGGTGAAATAAATCCCGAAACTCGAAATAATTTTACAGCAAATGCAAATTTTCTTTCAGCTGTAAATACCTTAACGAAAGCTTATTATTATACCAATGAAAATAAATATGCCGATAAAAATTTAGAATTAATACAAACATGGTTCTTAGATGCGGATACCAAAATGAACCCTAATGTTAATTATGGGCAGTACGTTCCAGGGAAATCAGAAGGAAGATGCTTTGGTATCATTGAATTTGGAGACATTACCAATGTGCTGAAATTTTTAGAGCTAGCAAAAGATAGAAACATACTAGACAAAAAGACAGAAGAAGGCATGGTTAACTGGTTTACCGATTATAGTAATTGGTTAAAAAACAGTAAGCTAGGTAAGGAAGAAGCCACCCGAAAGAACAACCATGGAACCAATTATGATGTGCAACTGCTAAGCATTTTATTGTATTTAAATAGGGTTGAAGAGGTCAAAGCATATTTGTCAACCACAACCAAATCCAGAATTTTTAGTCAGATTGAACCCGATGGAAGCCAACCCTTAGAATTAGCAAGAACCAAATCATTTTCTTATTCGGTTATGAATTTACATGCCTTTTTAGAATTGGCACGTTTGGGGCAAAAAGTAGGGGTGAATCTTTGGAATGCAACTTCAGAAGACGGTAGAAGCATAAAAAAAGGATATCAATATATGTTGCCTTATGTAACCAACGAAAAAAAATGGGAATACAAACAGATAAAAGATATAAAGCATTCTAGAGAAAAATTTATAGCCGATTTAAATAAAGCACGTAAACTATTTAAAGAAGATGCTTTTGATGAAGTATTAGAACAATTGAATCAAAAATAA
- a CDS encoding sugar-binding domain-containing protein translates to MKNSLTILLFVIYIAFGYAQRTEINFNNNWRFILEDDPSFSKENLDDSSWKTLNVPHDWSFEKGVRKGGDQGQGGGYHDGGIGWYRKQFNVEKNNLSKTTYINFDGVYMNSEVWVNGNYLGKRPYGYISFRYDISKFLKEGKNTVAVRVDNSLEPSARWYHPCGIYAPVRLILVNPVHFKPNSIFITTPSVSEDKATVIINAEINGRKTELNYEVSLFTAEGKLLNSKIEKINSNKTSIELTVDNPNLWSPETPILYKAVTRIIDSKNVVDEVETTFGFKTVKWDTATGFWLNGENIKLKGVCEHWEGGPVGGAWTKPMLRWKLQSLKDMGINAIRPSHNPTPPMFYDICDEIGLLVMDEIFDGWHKKAPQDYGKQAFDEWWQRDVKEWITRDRNHPSIFVWSLGNETHSDIAPELVKFGKSLDPMRLFTSGAGNPEDMDIIGINGGSETKSFIENRIFDKPFISTEAPHTWQTRGYYRTQTWWRDNELPGTYELPNLTDKEIFFYEGLNPKDWKNRKQRFNSSYDNATVRVSARKYWEVVRDNPWHSGHFRWTGFDYYGEAGLVHGGLPFNLFMGGAIDVAGFKKDLYYFYQSQWTHEPMIHMLPHWTHPRMKKRTLIPVWVYSNADEVELFLNGKSLGKDKPGTIWNEMQCEWMVPYKEGTLKAIAYKDGKEVKQTSFTTSKQPSKLNTTLKKLKAEDGFAASYILTSESVDKHNNFYPYGENKVYYNIQGDLKKVSIENGNPIDPTSRTKTNFRSLFFGKSRLFLEEQENAKNASIITGAILGDKALYISNKITINVEQIPVLGNPKTSNFEIKYTVDGSDPESNGLVYSKPFKVSDGTTVKVVVKQLGKTVLTMEERFGKNEGLFWGDEHSADMWIGRGVNIAAEDGILEGGAKISDDARRYKGSGFVRFDGKEGAVTFYQENDGEAGDYSIRFRYMHNNEGELHPMKLYVNDEYIRTLEFKPTGGWEKEWRFVPTIINLKAGANNIKIETTGESGPYIDEMFID, encoded by the coding sequence ATGAAAAATAGCCTAACTATACTTCTATTTGTTATCTATATAGCTTTCGGCTATGCACAACGTACAGAAATTAACTTCAATAATAACTGGCGATTTATCCTAGAGGATGACCCATCATTTTCAAAAGAAAATCTAGATGATTCGTCATGGAAAACTTTAAATGTTCCGCATGATTGGTCTTTCGAGAAAGGTGTTCGTAAAGGTGGCGATCAAGGTCAAGGCGGTGGGTATCATGATGGTGGAATTGGTTGGTACCGTAAACAGTTTAATGTAGAAAAAAATAATCTTTCTAAAACCACTTATATTAATTTTGATGGGGTTTATATGAATAGTGAAGTCTGGGTAAATGGTAATTATTTAGGTAAAAGGCCTTACGGTTATATCAGTTTTAGATATGATATTTCAAAGTTCCTAAAAGAAGGAAAAAATACAGTTGCCGTAAGAGTTGATAATAGTTTAGAACCTTCAGCACGTTGGTATCACCCATGTGGTATTTATGCGCCCGTTCGGTTAATCTTGGTAAATCCAGTTCATTTTAAACCCAATTCTATTTTTATAACAACACCTTCCGTTTCAGAAGATAAAGCCACAGTAATCATCAATGCAGAAATTAATGGGCGTAAAACAGAATTAAATTACGAGGTGAGTTTATTTACTGCAGAAGGCAAACTGTTAAACTCAAAAATAGAGAAGATAAATTCAAATAAAACAAGTATAGAATTAACAGTAGATAACCCTAATTTATGGAGTCCAGAAACACCAATTTTATATAAAGCGGTAACTAGAATTATAGATAGTAAAAACGTTGTTGATGAAGTAGAAACTACTTTTGGTTTTAAAACAGTAAAATGGGACACAGCAACTGGTTTTTGGTTAAATGGAGAAAATATAAAGCTAAAAGGTGTTTGCGAACATTGGGAAGGCGGACCTGTTGGTGGGGCATGGACTAAACCCATGTTACGTTGGAAATTACAATCTTTAAAAGATATGGGCATCAATGCCATTCGTCCGTCACACAACCCAACACCACCCATGTTTTACGATATCTGCGATGAAATAGGTTTGCTGGTCATGGACGAAATTTTTGATGGTTGGCACAAAAAAGCACCTCAAGATTATGGCAAACAAGCCTTTGATGAATGGTGGCAACGTGATGTAAAAGAGTGGATTACCAGAGACCGAAATCATCCTAGTATTTTCGTTTGGAGTTTAGGGAATGAAACCCACAGCGATATCGCTCCAGAATTGGTGAAATTTGGTAAAAGTTTAGACCCAATGAGATTATTTACTTCAGGAGCAGGCAATCCAGAAGATATGGATATTATTGGTATCAATGGTGGTTCGGAAACAAAATCTTTTATAGAAAACAGAATCTTTGATAAACCATTTATTTCTACTGAAGCACCCCACACTTGGCAAACGCGTGGTTATTACAGAACACAAACTTGGTGGCGAGATAATGAGTTGCCAGGAACTTATGAGTTACCTAATCTAACCGATAAAGAAATTTTCTTTTATGAAGGCTTAAACCCAAAAGATTGGAAAAATAGAAAGCAACGTTTTAACTCGTCTTACGATAATGCTACAGTTAGAGTTTCTGCAAGAAAATATTGGGAGGTCGTACGTGATAATCCATGGCATAGTGGGCACTTCCGTTGGACTGGTTTTGATTATTATGGAGAAGCAGGTTTAGTACATGGAGGTTTACCGTTTAATTTATTTATGGGGGGTGCCATAGACGTTGCTGGATTTAAAAAAGATTTATACTATTTCTATCAAAGTCAGTGGACCCATGAACCTATGATTCATATGTTACCGCATTGGACGCATCCAAGGATGAAAAAGCGAACCCTAATTCCTGTTTGGGTATATTCCAATGCCGATGAAGTAGAACTATTTTTAAACGGAAAATCACTAGGAAAAGATAAACCAGGTACTATCTGGAATGAAATGCAATGCGAATGGATGGTGCCTTATAAAGAGGGAACCCTTAAAGCTATAGCTTATAAAGATGGAAAGGAAGTAAAACAAACCTCATTTACCACGAGTAAGCAACCTTCAAAATTAAACACTACTTTAAAGAAATTAAAAGCCGAAGATGGATTTGCAGCAAGCTATATTTTAACATCTGAAAGTGTAGATAAACATAATAATTTCTATCCTTATGGAGAAAATAAAGTGTATTACAACATACAAGGCGATTTAAAAAAAGTATCCATTGAAAACGGTAACCCCATAGACCCTACAAGCAGAACAAAAACCAATTTTAGAAGTCTGTTTTTTGGTAAATCCAGATTGTTTTTAGAAGAACAAGAAAATGCTAAAAACGCTTCAATAATTACAGGAGCTATTTTAGGTGATAAAGCCTTATATATTTCCAATAAGATTACTATTAATGTTGAACAAATTCCTGTTTTAGGAAACCCTAAAACTTCAAATTTCGAAATTAAATATACTGTTGATGGAAGCGACCCAGAAAGTAACGGATTGGTTTATTCAAAACCGTTTAAAGTTTCAGACGGCACAACTGTAAAAGTTGTGGTGAAACAACTTGGTAAAACTGTACTTACTATGGAAGAGCGTTTCGGGAAAAACGAAGGTTTGTTTTGGGGAGATGAACATTCTGCCGACATGTGGATTGGTAGAGGTGTTAACATTGCTGCTGAAGATGGTATCCTTGAAGGTGGAGCAAAGATAAGTGATGATGCACGCAGGTATAAAGGAAGCGGTTTTGTAAGATTCGATGGAAAGGAAGGCGCAGTTACCTTCTATCAAGAAAATGACGGTGAAGCTGGAGATTATAGCATCCGTTTTAGATACATGCACAATAATGAAGGGGAATTACACCCTATGAAATTATATGTGAATGACGAATACATCAGAACCTTAGAATTTAAGCCAACTGGTGGTTGGGAAAAAGAGTGGCGGTTCGTGCCTACTATTATCAATTTAAAGGCTGGTGCGAATAACATTAAGATAGAAACTACAGGAGAAAGTGGTCCCTATATTGATGAAATGTTTATAGATTAA
- a CDS encoding glycoside hydrolase family 78 protein, translating into MFYKFNFKHVFQIFICVVFFSLISCTEKENLKSAENLTVSEGFKNPIGFYDDKPTFSWKLPVTEKNKRQSAYHIVVASSPDLLPNTPDLWDSKKQETDQSTWVKYNGKPLQSRQKVYWQVKYWNQDEEASAWSDINYFELGLLDNSDWKAKWIGLDTAKDSIRGRGKVLIHKPQYLRKDFELSNDVAKARLYITAKGVFDVSINGEDVSDDAMSPGFTTYDKRIETLTYDVTDLIESGQNTIGVELASGWYSGRLLWGITPWDNTVSPKVLCQLELEMKDGSKQIIVSNESWKGTTNGPLQFAEIYDGEIYDANLELPNWTTNHFDDKNWKQVEVAALDNNVKLEPKRHDPVKGKIELQPKEIIKKEGTVIFNMQQNMVGVPLVKVPMKKGDTLKIRFAEMLSPDGTFYTKNYRSAHSTDYYIAAKDGEIVYKPKFTFHGFSYVELSGFDTSKEPSKDWVKGIVLYSDFDDNGTFTTSHEKLNQLQSNIVWGLRGNFLDIPTDCPQRDERLGWTGDAQVFGPTSMFNADVYKFWASWLQSVREAQLENGAIPWTVPDARGNKIASSGWGDVCTIIPWKIYMRTGDIGFLEDNFEMMKSWVAHHEMKSRNYISKMGFFGDWLQPHPENGDNRGDTNLSLIGTAFFAHSAQLTAKTAEVLGKTEEQAKYEALYKEVAKAFDEKYFDETGKVKGVAETQTSYLLALAFDLLPEPKIKNAQANLLRKLKEANNHLRTGFLGTPLLSQVLDEMVEIDLMYKLLFNETYPSWFYSINQGATTIWERWNSYSKTEGFNPQNMNSLNHYAYGAIGEWMYERIGAIAPKEAGYKTIRIAPIPGGPLTSAAASLNTPYGKVSSSWKIEDDEFKLEVVIPPNTSSEIEIPADTSKVLNVNNAVFEENENLKLINKTENAYIVLAHPGTYIFTTKIK; encoded by the coding sequence ATGTTTTACAAATTCAATTTTAAACACGTTTTTCAAATCTTTATTTGCGTTGTATTTTTCAGTTTAATATCATGTACTGAAAAAGAAAATTTAAAATCAGCTGAAAACTTAACCGTTTCAGAAGGTTTTAAAAATCCTATAGGATTTTATGACGATAAACCTACTTTTTCATGGAAATTACCAGTTACAGAAAAAAATAAAAGACAGTCTGCTTATCATATTGTAGTAGCTAGCAGTCCAGATTTATTACCTAATACACCAGATTTGTGGGACTCTAAAAAACAAGAAACAGACCAATCTACTTGGGTAAAATACAACGGTAAGCCTCTGCAATCGCGCCAAAAAGTATATTGGCAAGTTAAATATTGGAATCAAGACGAAGAAGCATCAGCTTGGAGTGATATAAATTATTTTGAACTGGGCCTACTCGATAATTCTGATTGGAAAGCCAAATGGATTGGATTAGATACGGCAAAAGATAGTATAAGAGGAAGAGGAAAAGTTTTAATCCATAAACCCCAATATCTAAGAAAAGATTTTGAATTATCAAACGATGTGGCTAAGGCAAGACTATACATTACCGCAAAAGGTGTTTTTGATGTGTCTATAAATGGAGAAGACGTAAGTGATGATGCTATGTCTCCAGGCTTTACAACTTATGATAAACGTATTGAAACCTTGACCTACGATGTGACTGATTTAATTGAATCTGGACAAAATACAATTGGTGTAGAACTGGCTTCTGGATGGTATTCAGGGAGGTTGCTTTGGGGGATTACGCCTTGGGATAATACGGTGTCTCCAAAAGTGTTATGTCAATTAGAATTAGAAATGAAAGATGGTTCAAAACAAATTATTGTATCTAATGAGAGTTGGAAAGGTACAACTAATGGACCGCTTCAATTTGCAGAAATTTATGACGGTGAAATTTATGATGCAAATCTAGAACTACCAAACTGGACAACCAATCATTTTGATGATAAAAACTGGAAACAGGTTGAAGTTGCTGCTCTTGACAATAACGTGAAATTAGAACCTAAACGTCATGACCCAGTAAAAGGCAAAATAGAATTACAACCTAAAGAAATTATAAAAAAAGAAGGCACGGTAATTTTTAATATGCAACAGAATATGGTAGGTGTACCATTAGTGAAGGTGCCAATGAAAAAAGGAGATACCCTTAAAATTAGATTTGCTGAAATGTTGTCGCCAGATGGAACGTTTTACACTAAAAATTACCGTAGCGCACATTCAACAGATTACTATATAGCAGCCAAAGATGGAGAAATAGTATATAAACCCAAATTTACTTTTCATGGTTTTAGTTATGTAGAATTAAGTGGTTTTGACACTTCAAAAGAGCCCTCAAAAGATTGGGTAAAAGGTATTGTTCTTTATTCCGATTTTGATGATAATGGTACGTTTACTACTTCTCATGAAAAACTAAATCAATTGCAGAGTAATATCGTTTGGGGTTTGCGCGGAAACTTTCTTGACATTCCAACAGACTGCCCGCAGCGTGATGAACGTTTAGGTTGGACTGGTGATGCTCAAGTATTCGGTCCTACATCTATGTTTAATGCCGATGTTTATAAATTTTGGGCCAGTTGGTTGCAAAGCGTTCGTGAAGCGCAACTAGAGAACGGAGCTATACCATGGACCGTTCCAGATGCTAGAGGTAATAAAATTGCAAGTTCTGGCTGGGGAGATGTGTGTACCATTATTCCGTGGAAAATATATATGCGTACCGGAGATATTGGTTTTTTAGAAGATAATTTTGAAATGATGAAATCTTGGGTGGCACACCATGAGATGAAATCTAGAAACTATATTTCCAAGATGGGGTTTTTTGGGGATTGGCTGCAACCACATCCTGAAAATGGTGATAATCGAGGAGATACAAATCTTTCTTTAATCGGAACTGCATTTTTTGCACATTCAGCACAATTAACGGCAAAAACAGCAGAAGTTCTTGGGAAAACAGAAGAGCAGGCAAAATATGAAGCACTTTACAAAGAGGTTGCTAAAGCGTTTGATGAAAAGTATTTTGATGAAACAGGTAAAGTGAAAGGTGTTGCCGAAACACAAACCTCATACTTATTGGCTTTGGCATTCGATTTATTACCAGAACCTAAAATTAAAAATGCACAAGCTAATTTACTTAGAAAACTTAAAGAGGCCAACAATCATTTGCGAACAGGGTTTTTGGGTACGCCATTATTATCTCAAGTTTTAGATGAGATGGTTGAAATTGATTTGATGTATAAGTTACTGTTTAACGAAACCTATCCATCTTGGTTTTATTCTATTAACCAAGGGGCAACCACCATTTGGGAACGCTGGAATAGTTACAGTAAAACCGAAGGTTTCAACCCTCAAAACATGAATAGTTTAAATCACTATGCTTATGGAGCTATCGGTGAGTGGATGTATGAGCGTATTGGAGCAATAGCGCCAAAAGAAGCAGGTTATAAAACAATTAGAATTGCGCCAATTCCAGGTGGCCCATTAACATCTGCAGCAGCTAGTTTAAATACTCCCTACGGAAAAGTGTCATCTTCATGGAAAATTGAAGATGACGAATTTAAATTAGAAGTAGTTATTCCCCCAAATACTTCATCAGAAATAGAAATTCCTGCAGATACATCTAAAGTATTGAATGTAAACAATGCTGTTTTTGAAGAAAATGAAAACTTAAAATTAATAAACAAAACAGAAAATGCCTATATAGTATTGGCGCATCCAGGTACATACATTTTCACAACAAAAATTAAATAA
- a CDS encoding sulfatase, which produces MKVKLFSTILLVASLALSGCKNEVKTTIETASENSESKKPNIVYILTDQWRGSALGYAGNPDVKTPNLDAFAKESVNFKNAVSVTPVCTPHRAALLTGRFPTTTGMFLNDLYMPAEELTMAEIYKEAGYNTAYWGKWHLDGHGRSTFIPKERRQGFEFWRALECSHNYTKMPYYDNDDSELKYWEEYSPFAIAKDANKYLEIHAKDKTPFLAFISIATPHYPHNSAPKKYKDMYPPEELILNPNVTKDQEERSRKELQGYYAHITATDEAIGRILNKIKELELTKNTIIVFSSDHGEMMGAHGVKAFTKQLAWDESIRVPFLISYPSIGEHKGKTVNAPLTTPDILPSLLSLSNIEIPETIEGENLAKLIKNPNSEADRAALVMNVAPFGANYNDPPYRGIRTKQYTYAITPDGPCMLYDNVKDPYQQNNLLGKPEYAKLQQDLDTKLHAKLKIIGDQIRPRDYYLKKWNYKLSMDRKAIDWWSFNKGKGVVQSPKPIIN; this is translated from the coding sequence ATGAAAGTTAAATTGTTTTCAACTATATTATTAGTTGCTTCGTTAGCGCTTTCTGGTTGTAAAAATGAAGTAAAAACAACCATTGAGACGGCTTCAGAGAATTCAGAATCTAAAAAACCAAACATTGTATATATTCTTACAGACCAATGGCGAGGTTCTGCTTTGGGGTATGCCGGAAACCCAGATGTAAAAACACCAAATTTAGATGCCTTTGCTAAAGAATCTGTAAATTTTAAAAATGCCGTTTCGGTTACCCCAGTTTGTACACCACATAGAGCAGCTTTACTTACAGGAAGGTTTCCTACTACTACAGGTATGTTCTTAAATGACTTATATATGCCTGCGGAAGAATTAACTATGGCAGAAATTTATAAAGAAGCAGGCTACAATACTGCTTATTGGGGTAAATGGCATTTAGATGGTCATGGTAGATCTACTTTTATACCTAAAGAAAGACGACAAGGGTTTGAATTCTGGAGAGCCTTAGAATGCTCTCATAACTACACTAAAATGCCTTATTATGATAATGATGACTCAGAATTAAAATATTGGGAAGAGTATTCACCTTTCGCCATAGCAAAAGATGCCAATAAATATTTAGAAATCCATGCTAAAGATAAAACGCCCTTTTTAGCGTTCATTTCAATAGCAACACCACATTATCCTCACAATAGTGCTCCAAAAAAATACAAGGATATGTATCCGCCAGAAGAATTAATATTGAACCCAAATGTAACTAAAGACCAAGAGGAAAGAAGCAGAAAAGAATTACAAGGATATTATGCGCATATTACAGCTACCGACGAAGCTATTGGGCGCATATTAAATAAAATTAAAGAACTAGAACTTACCAAAAATACAATTATAGTCTTTTCGTCAGATCATGGCGAAATGATGGGCGCACATGGCGTTAAAGCTTTTACCAAACAATTGGCTTGGGACGAATCTATACGTGTACCATTCCTAATCAGTTATCCTTCAATTGGAGAGCATAAAGGTAAAACAGTCAACGCACCATTAACAACTCCAGATATTTTACCATCCCTTTTAAGTTTATCAAATATTGAGATTCCAGAAACCATAGAAGGTGAAAATCTAGCTAAGTTAATTAAAAATCCAAACTCAGAAGCCGATCGTGCAGCCTTAGTTATGAACGTTGCGCCTTTTGGAGCCAATTATAACGACCCTCCATATCGAGGTATTAGAACCAAACAATACACTTATGCAATAACACCAGATGGACCATGTATGTTGTATGATAATGTAAAAGACCCATACCAACAAAATAACCTTTTGGGAAAACCAGAATATGCCAAACTTCAACAAGATTTAGATACTAAGCTACATGCCAAACTTAAAATAATAGGCGACCAAATAAGACCAAGAGATTACTATTTAAAAAAATGGAATTATAAATTAAGTATGGATAGAAAAGCCATAGATTGGTGGAGTTTTAATAAAGGTAAAGGCGTAGTACAGTCGCCCAAACCAATTATTAATTAA
- a CDS encoding sulfatase has translation MKKLILIICVICGVLNISAQSEKPNILIFYVDDLRAELGCYGSKTAITPNIDKLASEGVMFNKAYTQQAICAPSRMSTLTGLRPETLGIYSIFTPLRKVHKDVVTMPQLFKDNGYKTVSIGKVYHHSIDDKTSWTHHFPKEPNSYVKPENIALMERLKAEGVKPLKGPAFEDADVADEAYKDGRAATYAIQTLNQIKDDKFLMIVGLSKPHLPFNAPKKYWDLYNKDDFKVPSREKPEGMYRLALSKWGELKGYYGIPKDGDLNNDLTQTLIHGYHACVSYIDAQVGKVMHALEDLDLRKNTMVIFMSDHGYKIGEYGAWCKHSNMEIDVRVPLIVSRETDYKNRVAGKTSNALVENVDIFPTLVDLCGIEAPKSDGKSILPVIDNPTKKWDDVATSVYPRGNKIMGCTATDGNWRYTEWRDANTHEILAGELYQHKNSLLSLENLYGNPKYASVEKRMKTLLEPQFPRNAKPFLQNDIPRKK, from the coding sequence ATGAAAAAACTAATTCTTATAATTTGCGTTATTTGTGGAGTTTTAAATATTTCCGCACAAAGTGAAAAACCAAACATCCTCATTTTTTATGTCGACGATTTAAGAGCAGAACTAGGTTGCTATGGAAGTAAAACAGCAATAACACCAAATATTGATAAATTGGCTTCAGAAGGTGTTATGTTCAACAAAGCATATACTCAACAGGCCATTTGCGCGCCTTCACGAATGAGTACATTAACGGGTTTACGACCAGAAACATTGGGAATTTACAGTATTTTTACACCACTGCGTAAAGTACATAAAGATGTGGTAACCATGCCACAACTTTTTAAAGATAATGGGTACAAAACAGTAAGTATTGGTAAAGTATATCATCATTCTATAGATGATAAAACCAGTTGGACACATCATTTTCCTAAAGAACCAAATAGTTATGTTAAGCCAGAAAATATAGCATTAATGGAACGCCTAAAAGCAGAGGGTGTTAAACCATTAAAAGGACCAGCCTTTGAAGATGCAGATGTAGCAGACGAAGCATACAAAGATGGGCGAGCAGCAACATATGCTATTCAAACTCTTAACCAAATTAAGGATGATAAATTTTTAATGATTGTAGGATTAAGCAAACCACACTTACCTTTTAATGCACCCAAAAAATATTGGGATTTATACAATAAAGATGATTTCAAGGTGCCTTCTAGAGAAAAGCCTGAAGGAATGTATAGACTAGCACTAAGTAAATGGGGTGAACTTAAAGGGTATTACGGCATACCAAAAGATGGAGATTTAAATAATGATTTAACACAAACTTTAATTCATGGCTACCATGCTTGTGTAAGTTATATAGATGCTCAAGTAGGTAAAGTAATGCATGCATTAGAAGATTTAGATTTGCGAAAAAACACCATGGTTATTTTTATGAGTGATCATGGTTATAAAATAGGTGAATATGGCGCCTGGTGTAAGCACTCTAACATGGAAATTGATGTTAGAGTACCTCTAATTGTAAGTAGAGAAACAGATTATAAAAATAGAGTAGCAGGAAAAACATCAAATGCTTTGGTTGAGAACGTTGATATTTTTCCAACATTAGTTGATTTATGTGGTATAGAAGCACCTAAATCAGATGGAAAAAGTATACTTCCTGTTATTGATAATCCAACTAAAAAATGGGATGACGTCGCTACAAGTGTCTATCCAAGAGGAAATAAAATTATGGGGTGTACAGCCACAGATGGCAATTGGCGTTATACTGAATGGAGAGATGCTAATACCCATGAAATTCTAGCTGGCGAACTATATCAGCATAAAAACAGTTTGTTGTCTTTAGAAAACCTATATGGAAATCCAAAATATGCTTCAGTAGAAAAACGGATGAAAACACTTTTGGAACCCCAATTTCCTAGAAACGCAAAACCTTTTTTGCAAAACGATATCCCGAGAAAAAAATAA